The Candidatus Woesearchaeota archaeon region TCGAAAGTTTTTAAAATTTTTCCCCACCGCATTTTTTTAAAAACATTTTATCCTTACCCGCATTGGCACATTTGATTTTTCCCGATACACTTTTCCGACCCTTCACAAAACTAAAAGAGCCAATTTTGCTAACCCGCAAAAAGACTGTTGAAAAGATTTTGACTTTTTTAGGATGCTATTTAACGACAACTTTGTATTTTTGGACATAAAATGACAAGTCAAATTTTTCAAGCATTGAAAACAGTAGGCGAACTAATACGGGAAGCAAGAGAAAAAAGGGGGCTACTACTAAGGCAGGTTGCCTCTTTTCTTGAAATTGACCAAGCCCTTTTAAGTAAAATAGAAAGAGGGGAAAGAAAAGCTACCAGAGAAAATATAATCAAGTTGGCTTCATTTCTTGAATTGAACGAAAAGGAACTCTTAGTTCAATACCTGAGTGAAAAAATTGCTTATGATTTGCAGGATGAAGATGTAGCAAAGGAAGCCCTGAAAGTAGCTGAAAAGAAAGTTGAATACTTAAAAAGACATAAATGATAAACGACCAACAAATAACCGAGAATGAAAACTGGTTAAATCCATTAGCTGATAGAGAATCAGTTCAACTTGAAGAATATTTGAATTTTTATAACAATAGAATTGAAGGGGAAGGGGGTAATAGAAAGCTGCATCATGAGAGCGAGATTCTTTTTGTAAAAGAATTTATGTTCCCAATTTTAGGTAAGGAAAATATCAAATATCTTATCCCGCAATATCCATTTCTGGATTCAGAAGGAAAAACCAGAAGAATAGATTTTGCAATTACTAAGGATGGGAAGAAGTTAGCACTTGAAGTTAATGGAGAAACATATCATGCAGAAGGTGTCATAGCAAGAGAGGCATTTGACGACAATCTTAATAGGCAAAACGAAATCTTAATCGCAGGATGGCATTTACTGCGATTCTCTTATAGCCAATTACAACATCCGGACTGGCGTAAACGAGTGAGCGAAAGCATCAGACGAATTATCTACAAATTATTTCCTGAGCTACTTTCCGAAACGCTGATTGAACCAAATCATTTACAGATTAAGGCATTAGAAGCTCTGGACTATTACAGAAGTTTCGGATGGAAAAAAGGAGTTGTAGTATTACCGACAGGAACAGGTAAAACTTTTCTATCGGCATTTGACACCAAGAAAGTTGAGGGCAGAATTTTATTTATCGTTCATAGACTTGACATTCTAAGCCAATCAAAAGAAGCCTTTGAAAAAGTATATCCGAAAGAAAAACTAGGATTGCTCACAGGAGAAGTAAAAGAGAATGTTAAAGATTCCAAAGTTCTTTTCGCTTCTAAAGACACATTGAGAAGTCCTGATACGCTTTATCAATTTGCACCTAATGAATTTGATTACATTATTGTCGATGAAGTTCATCACGGGCAAGCGCCAACCTATCAAATAATTCTAGAATATTTTCAGGCAAACTTCTTTATGCTCGGTCTGACTGCCACGCCTGACAGAATGGACAGGAAGGATATTTTTGAGCTTTTCGACTACCAGAAAGTATTTGAATACACTTTAAATGAAGCTATTGAAAACGGCTTTCTTGTTCCATACACCTATTACGGATTAAAAGACAATATAGATTATTCAAAAATCAGATACCAAGGCAACAAATACAATGTGAACGACCTTGATAAGTATTTGATAATAAAAGAACGTAATGAACAAATTTTAAAAGAATATATTGAAAAAGGAAAAGGTTATAAAGCCGTTGGCTTTTGTTGTTCAGTTAAACACGCAGAAGCGATGGCAAAATTTTTCAATGAAAAGGGGATACCTTCTTTTGCTATAACTTCACAAACTCACAACAGAGACGAACTGATTCAACAATTCAGAGACAACCAATTTACTGTTGCTTTCACCGTAGATTTATTTAATGAAGGTGTTGACTTTCCAGACTTGCGTGTATTACTATTTTTGAGAC contains the following coding sequences:
- a CDS encoding helix-turn-helix domain-containing protein, with the translated sequence MTSQIFQALKTVGELIREAREKRGLLLRQVASFLEIDQALLSKIERGERKATRENIIKLASFLELNEKELLVQYLSEKIAYDLQDEDVAKEALKVAEKKVEYLKRHK
- a CDS encoding DEAD/DEAH box helicase family protein, whose translation is MINDQQITENENWLNPLADRESVQLEEYLNFYNNRIEGEGGNRKLHHESEILFVKEFMFPILGKENIKYLIPQYPFLDSEGKTRRIDFAITKDGKKLALEVNGETYHAEGVIAREAFDDNLNRQNEILIAGWHLLRFSYSQLQHPDWRKRVSESIRRIIYKLFPELLSETLIEPNHLQIKALEALDYYRSFGWKKGVVVLPTGTGKTFLSAFDTKKVEGRILFIVHRLDILSQSKEAFEKVYPKEKLGLLTGEVKENVKDSKVLFASKDTLRSPDTLYQFAPNEFDYIIVDEVHHGQAPTYQIILEYFQANFFMLGLTATPDRMDRKDIFELFDYQKVFEYTLNEAIENGFLVPYTYYGLKDNIDYSKIRYQGNKYNVNDLDKYLIIKERNEQILKEYIEKGKGYKAVGFCCSVKHAEAMAKFFNEKGIPSFAITSQTHNRDELIQQFRDNQFTVAFTVDLFNEGVDFPDLRVLLFLRPTESKTVFIQQLGRGLRLCTGKDRVVILDFISNYKKANNIREYLSKGKSEKKNSKTGRVEKIVYEYSPKCSVIFDAEVEEILDNQDKAGREITKEDLIDAYYTLAEKLEHKPTQQEINEQGEFKVGKYLSVFGSWVKFLREIGEFTEASYHFPQGVHLGHILYILKTLQSNRLKNTHLDSKYIRIRGNLGEDRLGAFQRQTKYKLQALMELGLIVDDRKVGTDTEYVLQLTPKGKQLAEILKPVFKKLDFGFKDKDSDIPSWEMNTQPSQFNEAISKFIKANKKHGAFITNVFLEMHAVGLMLNYLYRVERKKLINKNSIYQGFFSAPFVANYCDRNGIEAATEEGAKRRCPFLLNILEALGIIKQETSSIEVLQFVLSKQTIQLKSKESEKEIFERITKIEKNPKSLSDEDVSLLKEAFGKDFLTDKYFIKNFKTVK